One segment of Vicia villosa cultivar HV-30 ecotype Madison, WI unplaced genomic scaffold, Vvil1.0 ctg.001450F_1_1, whole genome shotgun sequence DNA contains the following:
- the LOC131635232 gene encoding low affinity inorganic phosphate transporter 1-like produces the protein MSGELGVLNALDVAKTQLYHFTTIVIAGMGFFTDAYDLFCISLVTRLLGRIYYTEPNALKPGTLPPNVQAAVTGVALCGTLAGQLFFGWLGDKLGRKKVYGLTLILMVVCSVASGLSFGSSPKSVMATLCFFRFWLGFGIGGDYPLSATIMSEYANKKTRGAFIAAVFAMQGFGILGGGIVALIVASAFDHKYNVPSFKENPAASLLLPQFDYVWRLILMFGALPAALTYYWRMQMPETARYTALVAKNAKQVALDMSKVLQVEIEVEEEKVEKYTGSERNSYGLFSKEFAKRHGLPLVGTCSTWFLLDIAFYSQNLFQKDIFSAIGWIPPAAEMSAIHEVYKIARAQTLIALFSTVPGYWFTVALIDYMGRFAIQLMGFFFMTVFMFALAIPYDHWSHKENRIGFVVMYSLTFFFANFGPNSTTFVVPAEIFPARLRSTCHGISAAAGKAGAIVGAFGFLYAAQSKDPTKTDKGYPTGIGIKNSLIMLGVINFAGMLFTLLVPESKGKSLEELSGENEGDGDVKATGNERDGSAIQTAATLSSAVATATV, from the coding sequence ATGTCCGGAGAATTAGGAGTGCTGAATGCACTCGATGTGGCAAAGACACAATTGTACCATTTCACTACAATTGTGATAGCTGGAATGGGTTTCTTCACTGATGCCTATGATCTTTTCTGCATTTCCCTTGTCACAAGATTACTAGGGAGAATATATTACACAGAACCAAATGCACTAAAACCCGGAACACTTCCACCAAATGTTCAAGCAGCGGTAACCGGTGTCGCACTATGTGGAACACTAGCAGGCCAATTGTTCTTCGGTTGGCTTGGAGACAAACTCGGAAGAAAAAAGGTTTACGGTTTAACACTCATTCTCATGGTTGTTTGTTCTGTTGCTTCAGGTCTTTCTTTTGGATCAAGTCCGAAAAGTGTTATGGCAACACTTTGTTTCTTTAGGTTTTGGCTTGGTTTCGGAATTGGTGGTGATTACCCTCTTTCGGCTACTATTATGTCTGAATATGCTAACAAAAAGACGCGAGGCGCGTTTATAGCTGCTGTTTTTGCTATGCAAGGGTTTGGTATCTTAGGTGGTGGAATCGTTGCGTTGATCGTGGCTTCTGCGTTCGATCACAAATATAATGTTCCTTCTTTTAAAGAAAATCCAGCTGCATCACTGTTATTGCCTCAATTTGATTATGTTTGGAGACTTATTCTTATGTTTGGCGCTCTTCCGGCTGCATTGACGTACTATTGGCGTATGCAAATGCCTGAAACTGCTCGTTACACGGCTCTTGTGGCTAAGAATGCGAAACAGGTTGCTTTGGATATGTCAAAGGTTTTGCAAGTTGAAAttgaagtagaagaagaaaagGTAGAAAAATATACGGGCAGCGAAAGGAATAGTTATGGCTTGTTCAGCAAGGAATTCGCGAAGAGACATGGTTTGCCTTTGGTTGGAACATGTAGTACTTGGTTTTTGTTGGATATTGCTTTCTATAGTCAGAATCTTTTCCAAAAGGATATTTTTAGCGCAATTGGTTGGATCCCTCCGGCAGCAGAAATGAGTGCAATTCACGAGGTTTACAAGATTGCGAGAGCGCAAACACTTATCGCGTTGTTTAGTACAGTTCCGGGTTACTGGTTCACCGTAGCGCTAATCGATTACATGGGTCGTTTCGCTATTCAACTGATGGGATTCTTCTTCATGACTGTTTTCATGTTTGCTCTTGCTATACCATATGATCATTGGAGCCATAAGGAAAACAGAATCGGGTTTGTTGTAATGTACTCGCTCACGTTCTTCTTTGCTAATTTTGGTCCAAATTCTACAACATTTGTTGTTCCGGCCGAGATTTTTCCAGCTCGGTTAAGGTCTACTTGTCACGGAATCTCAGCTGCTGCAGGAAAGGCTGGAGCGATTGTTGGCGCGTTTGGATTCTTGTACGCTGCACAAAGTAAAGATCCTACAAAGACCGATAAAGGATATCCAACCGGTATTGGGATTAAGAACTCGCTTATTATGCTTGGTGTGATCAACTTTGCTGGGATGTTGTTCACTTTACTTGTTCCAGAATCAAAGGGGAAATCGTTGGAAGAGTTAAGTGGAGAGAATGAAGGAGACGGTGATGTTAAGGCCACTGGCAACGAGCGAGACGGATCAGCGATTCAAACTGCAGCAACATTGTCGTCTGCAGTTGCTACTGCGACCGTGTGA